The Thermotoga caldifontis AZM44c09 genomic interval TGCAAGTTGTTGAAACGCATGGGCTATGAAGTTTTCGTGAGCGAGACGAGGATTTTGAGTGAGGAAGAAAAGCGTGAACTTTGCGAGATGAACGTGGCGTACGAGGAGAATGGTAACACGGAAAGAATGTTGAGCGCAGAATGGATCGTGGTCAGTCCATCTGTCAGGCCCGACCATCCGATCGTTTCGAAAGCACAGGAAAAGGTCGTCACGGATCTGGATGTGGTGTTGAATTTCCGAAAACCAGCGTTCACTGTAGCGATCACCGGTACGAATGGAAAGACAACCACCTGCAGCATGCTGGCGCACGTGTTGAACAAGCTCGGCAAGAAAGCCACCGTCGCGGGCAACATCGGTAATCCTATCGCGAACGTCTTCGACCAGCAGCTCGATTATCTCATCCTCGAGATCAGCAGTTTTCAGTTGTTTTGGTCAAAAAGCCTGCCTGTAGATGTGGGGATCATTTTGAACATAGAACCGAATCATCTCGACTGGCACCCAAGTTTCGATCATTACGTTCAGAGTAAGCTCAAAATGTTCACGTTCGCTGAGAAAAAGTTCATCGGGGAAGCTTATCTGAAGTTTGTCAAAGATGAGCGGAACGTACACGTCATTTCTGCCGTTCATCCTCTGGACAAAGATAAAGTGATCTTCCGTGGCCGAACTTATCCTCTTAAAAATGACCACGTCATGACCTACCAGAATTTGCAGAACCTCTCTGCCGTGCTCACGGTCATGGATTTTCTCGGGTTTGAACCGAACGAAGTGCTGCGGGCGCTCGAAGATTTTGATCTTCCACCGCACAGAATGCAGCTTGTCGCTGTGATAAATGGCGTGCAATTCGTCAACGATTCAAAATCGACGAGCGCAGCTGCGACGATCGCCGCACTGGGAAACTACGAAGATGGCAAGGTCATACTGATCCTCACCGGAAGGGGCAAGAACGAAAGTTACGATGTGCTCGTTGAAAAGATCAAAAGAAAGGCGAAGCACGTGTTGTTGTTCGGTGAGATTGCACCACTCATGAGTTCACTTTTGAAGACATCGGGTGTACCATGTTCAATCGTGAGCAACATGGAAGAAGCAGTGATTGAAGCTTTCCGAATAGCCAGCCGAGGAGATGTAGTTTTGCTGAGTCCCGCTGCGGCGAGCTTTGATCTGTACAGAAACTATGAAGAACGTGGAGAACATTTCGTTCGGGTGGTACAATCTCTTAAGGAGGGCATTTAGTGCCAAGTCATGCGTTGGCACTTTTGATCATAACGGCTGTTTTGATCGCGGTGGGGTTGGTTGTCATCTCGAGCCTGGAAGTGTCGGCAAAAATGAATCTTTACGGTGGTGTTGCTCGTGAAATCTTTCGTTCGCACGTAACGAAGCTCGTCGTGGGAGTGGTGTTGCTTGTCATCACGAGCTTCGTTGATTACAGATACCACGAGAAATACGCCTGGTTTTACTACGTGCTTGCGATCTTCCTTCTTGTGTTACCCTACGCGTTCCCACCTGTGGCAGGTTCTCGACGCTGGATCCTTCTGGGGAACTTCAGTTTTCAACCTTCTGAATTTGCCAAGTTTGCGTTGATCGTCTGCTGTGGTGCTTACATAAAGAAACATCAGGATCGGATGCGGAGCTTTGTTGATGGCTTTTTGAAGCCTTTTTTGATGGCGATCCCAGTACTGATACTTGTATTTCTTGAGCCGGATCTGAGCAGTTGCATAGTCATAATGCTCGTCGTGATGTTGATGCTCTACTCTCACGGTACCAGGTTGATTTATGTTCTTTCAACGCTGGCTTCGCTCGGGTTTCTTTTCATTGCCGCACAAAAGTTTGGCATTCTCCTGAAGGGTTATCAGATTTCGAGGTTGAAAGCGTTTTTCACAGGAGACCTACCTGATCAAGTCATGCAAGCTGTGCGTGCACTCAAAGAAGGTGGTCTGGTCGGTAAAGGTGTCGGACTCGGCGAAGTGAAGCTCTCTGTGCCGGCTGTTGTTACGGACTTTGTGTTTGCAGCGATAGGTGAAGAACTTGGATTGGTGGGCATAATCGCTGTGGTTCTGCTCTTCTTTTTGCTGGTATGGACGATGCTCAAGCTGGTCGAATCTTCCAGAGATGTGTTCGTGACTTCTTTCGTCTCGGGATTGTCTTTGCTCATAATGGTTCAGGTCCTGGTGAACCTCGGTGTCGTGGCCGGAATGTTTCCAGTCACGGGTGTGACACTACCCTTCATCAGTTACGGTGGAAGCTCTATGGCGGTGATGATGGCGAGTCTTGGAGTTGTGGTCAACATGGCAACCAGTGGGAGTGAAATCGGATGAAGATCTTGGTTGCCGGTGGTGTCACGGGTGGGCATCTTTATCCCGCTCTGGCGATTTTAGAGGAGCTTTCCAAACACACAGAATTGGATGTCGTATACTTCTGTACGTTGACGGGTATCGAAAATAGAATCATCCCTCGAGAACATCCGGAGTATAAGCTCGTGAAGCTGGACGTCTCCGGTTTGGAAAGACCGCTGTTCAATCCGTCCAACGTAAAGAGGGTATTGAAAATCATCAAGAGTAAGAGTATTATTGCATCGGAAGTGAACGGGTCAAATTGCTGTCTTGTGACCGGCGGTTATGTGTCGTACCCGGTCGGTTCTGTTTGCGGAAAGAGAAGAGTACCTCTCTACATTCAGGAACAGAACGTCGTACCAGGAATAGCGAACAGGGCACTCAGCAGATACGCGAGCAAAATATTCGTTGGTTTCGAAGAGACGATCGCTGGCTTTCCCAGGTCTGTGAGAAACAGGATAGTTGTCACTGGCAATCCAATAAGGATCTCAAGTGTGGGACAGAGCCCTTTCGGGGAAGGCTACGTGCTCGTTCTCGGGGGAAGCAGGGGGAGCGATTTCATCAACGCAGTCATGGAGAAGATATACCAGGAGGAGAAACAGTTGAAGTTCGTTCACAGTACGGGCGATCCTGCCTGGACGCAGAGACTTTCAGTTTTCGAAAACGTGCTCGCCGTCGATTACATTTACGACATGGCTTCTGCATGGCGCGGGGCAGTTGCTGCTGTGTGCCGGGCAGGAGCTCTAACGGTGAGCGAATTACTCCACTACGGTGTTCCAGCAGTTCTCATACCCTGGGAAGGAGCGGCTGAAGGTCATCAGGTGCGGAACGCAGAGTACGTTGTGAGGATCAACCGTGGCGTGATCGTTAGAGAAAACGAAGCGAATCCCAGAACAATCATGAAAGCGATCAGGGATGTTCTCGATCTGGGTAAAGTGGCCGAGCGTGAGACGAACCCGGCGAGTACGATAGCGAAAATCATTCTGGAGGAATGCGTATGAGAATCCATTTTGTTGGAATCGGTGGTGTGGGGATGAGTTCTTTGGCCATCCACTGCCACCTTGTGGGTCATGACGTGTATGGTTCAGATATACACAGGAATGAACACATAGAAATCCTTCAGAAGCTGGGTGTGAAGGTCTTTTTGGGACACAGTCGTGAGAACTGGCTCGATCCCGACCTGCTGGTTCACACTCCAGCTGTCAGTTCGAACAATCCAGAACTTTTGAGGGCACGTGAGGAAAAGGTCCGAATCATCACGCGCTTTGATCTACTGAAACAGCTCGTGGAGGGTTCCGTTCAGTTCGCGGTCACCGGCTCGGATGGGAAAACGACTACGACGGCCATGCTCGCACACGTTCTCAAGGCGCTCGGGAAGGACCCAACGGTGTTTCTTGGAGGCATCAACCCGTCGCTCGAATTCGGAAACTACAGGAAAGGGAATGGTCCGTACGTTTATGAACTCGATGAGAGTCAGCCGAGTTTTTCTTCTTTTCACCCGACACACCTCATCATCACCAACGCGAGGAAAGACCATCTGGAAAACTTTCACAGCGACGAATCGTATTATCTGTCGTGTTTCGAAGCCTTGGCACGCTCTGCCCAGAACGTTGTCACCTTTCAACATGACCAGCTGACCTCGCATCTGGGTCACCACACGTTCGGTCTCGATGAAGGAACCTGCACCCTGCTCGACAGAAGGGCTGAACGTTTTGAACAGGTTGCTCGAATCGAGCTGGATGGAAAGGTTTACACCATGAGGCTCAGGGTGCCTGGTCTTCACAACGTTCTGAATGCGATGGCGGTCGTGACCTTGCTCTGGGCCGCTGGCATCGATCCTTTGGATACGATCCAGGCTCTTTCAAGTTTCGTCGGTACGTACAGAAGGTTCACCGTTACGGCCATAGATGAATCGAGGAACATATACGTGGTGGACGATTATGCACACACTCCGGACGAAATCGCGTGGTTGATCAGGACGTCCCGTGAAGTGTTTGCCGGCTTGAGACAGGTGATGATATTCCAGCCACACCGATACACAAGGCTTGCCAGGGAGGACGGAAATTTCGCCAAGGCTTTGATGGAGGCCGATGAGATATACGTTGCAGAGGTGTACAGTGCTTTTGAGCAAGCTCTGCCAAACGTTTCCGCACGGATGATCGTGGATGGCCTGAAAAATTACGGCAAAGACGCGAAGTACTTCTCATCGATCGAGGAGTTGTTGAAACAAATAAAACCCGCACCGAACACGGTGTACCTCTTCGTCGGTGCGGGCGACATAATAGACTATTCTCGAAAGTTCGTCAGGGAAATCGCTTCAACCCAGTGATCTCGGATCCAGCGCGTCTCTGAGCGCGTCCCCAACGAAGTTGAACGCGAGGACCGTTATGAAGATGAACACACCCGGTATGAGCAGCCACGGGGCTTTCGTTATCACGTACACATCCTGCGCTTGTGCGAGCATTAACCCCCATGAGGCCTGTGGTTCTCTTATACCCAGTCCCAGGAAGCTCAGACCAGCTTCGCCAAGTATGTATCCAGGGATTCTCAGTGTTGCGTTGACGATCAGATAAGTCGTCGTGTTCGGTAGCACGTGTCTCGTGAGGACCTTCCAGTTCGACAAACCTATCGCCACGGCCGCTTCGACGAATTCCCTTTCTCTTATAGAGAGCACCAGACCTCTGATGACGCGTGACGTTCCAGCCCAGCCTATGAACGAGAGTATGAAAACGATGAGGATGTAGATCTGCGTGGAGGGCAGATCGAGCGGCAGCACGGCTCTGAGCATGATCATCAGGTAGAAGCCCGGGATCGACATGATGATCTCGGCAAATCTCATGAAGGCTTCATCCACCCATCCGCCGTAATAACCGGATATGCCTCCAAAAACGAGTGCGAAGGCGATCGTTATGGCAACACCTATCAGACCTATGGATAGAGAGATCCTCGAAGCGAAGACTATCCTCGAGAAAACGTCCCTTCCGAACAGATCGGCTCCCATTATGTAAAGCTTCACAAATTGATTGTTGTCGTAGTTGTCCACGCCGAAGAGGTGCAGTCTGGAAGGCACCAACCAGAGGAACTTTCCCGTCCAGCTCTTTACGAACCATTTGACAGGATAAATCTTGTAATCGTAATCCAGCACCTTACCCTTCACCATTTCGAACTTTCCATCGCGCTTGACTATGATACTGTCGAGCTGTTCCGTTACCGCAACGGCTTCGATGTCGTACTCGCTTGTCAGGCCGAACCTGTCTTTGTAAGCCTTGAAGAACATTTCCTGAGCCACAGCGGAAGTTGTTTCGAAGCGAGACACACCTTTGTTCAGAACGTCCTCGTTGTATTTGAACAGGAAATAGTCAGTCGTTGCGGGGCTCTTCTTGACGTCGTACCATTGACCGTTCACCTTGATGCTTTCTGTCCTGTTGACGGAGAATCTGAAGGATTCGACTCCGTCCTTCCCGAGTTCGTACGTGACAACCGTACCGTCTGCTTTCTGAACCACGAGCCTTCTTGGGAACAACATTTCTCTGTACGTTCTTTCATAAGTGATCTTGTCCACGTAGCTCATCGATGGAAGAACGTACGGCTTGACTCTCTGGCCCTTGTAAGTTCTGTAAATCTTCGTCGGGGGAGAGTAAGTGTGCCTCAAAGATTGCTCGATGGGATTGTAGGGAGACAGAAAATCTGCGAAGAGAGCCATGAGGTACAGGATTATCAGTACCACAAGGCCAGCGATACCAAGTCTATGCTTGAGGAACGCCCTCCAGATGAGCTGACCCCTGCTGAGGTACTTTTCTTCGAAATCAACCGTTTTGTTGTTGTTGTTCAACCTATTATTGTTCTGAGCCACCGTCGCTACCTCCTCAAGTCAGACGGACCCTGGGATCCACAAGCGCCAGGAGTATGTCAGCCACAAGGTTACCGATCACAAGAAGGACGGCGCTGATCAGTCCACTCGTTATGACGAGATAGAGGTCTTTCTGTATCAGAGCCTGATATATTAGCCTGCCCATACCCGGCCAGGCGAATATGTTCTCTATGAACAACGATCCTCCAAGGATACCGGAGATGCTGAAACCGAGGAACGTGATCATCGGATTGATCGCGTTTCTCATCGCGTGTTTGAATACCACTATCCTCTCAGGCATCCCTTTGGCGCGGGCGAAAGTCACGTAGTCTTCGTTCAAAACATCCAGCAGAGACCCTCGCATGTATCTCATCAAGCTCGCCATCGAACCGAGCGTCAGAGCAGTTGCAGGCAGAGTCATGTGCCAGAGGAGATCTTTGAACTTCTGCCATGCTGTCATGGTGTTGTGATCGATCGAGATCATCCCACCGATGGGGAACCACCCCGTACGGGCTGCAAGGTACAGCAAAAGGAGTCCCAGGAAGAAAGACGGAACCGCGATGAAGCTGAACGCGAACACGGTGAGTATCTTGTCCGTAAGCGAATACTTTTTCAAAGCGGAAAACGTTCCCAGCGCTATTCCCAAAATCCATGAACCGGCGAGTGAAGTCAACGACAGTGAGAGTGTTGCCGCCACACGCTCCCAGATGAGCTTGGAAACCGGCCTTCTGTAATAGAAGGAATAACCAAAATTACCTCTGATCGCACCGGAAAGCCACTTGAAGTACCTCACCAGTGGATGCTGGTCCAGCCCCAGCTCTTTTTTCATCGCTTCGAGCGTTTCTTTCGACATGGATGGATCGAGCTTGTACTGATCGAGAAAGTCACCCGGAGCAGCCTCCATGATCATGAACACGAGAAAAGAGATGACGATCAGTTCGGGTATGGCTATGACCAATCTCCTCGCGATGTACTTCAGCACAGAGTATCACCTCATCGGGAAAGGGGGGCAGGCGCCCCCCAGAGTTCACTTCTTCCAGTAGATCCAAGGCAGCGTCCAGAGCATTCCACCGAAAGCGGTCGGTTCGATGATGTTCAGGTCAGCCTTGTGTGCGTACAGGTACAGCTGCTGCACGGTGTAGATGAGAGGCAGATGCTCGGAGACGAGTTCCTGGAATCTCGAGAACATCTCGTAGACTTTCTTCTGATCGAGTACTTTGACGTTTTCGGCGAATATTCTGTCGATTTCGAGTTCCCAATCGGGTGCTTCGTAGATCTCAGGCTTGATCTGTTTTCCTGGTGCTGCGTCCGGATGGAAGTTCCAGAAGTGGAGTGTTCCTTTCTGAGCCCAAACGTTCCTTCCACCCTGTGGTTCGTCCGAACCGGTCAACCCTATCACGACCGCTTCCCAGTCGGTGGTGTTGAGCATCTTGTTCACGAGCAGGTTGAAGTCCAGCGGGACGAACGTGACCTTGATGCCCAGCTTTGCGAGCTCATCTCTGATGATGTTGCACATACCTTCGCGGACCGTGTTACCGGCGTTGGTGGACAGAATGAACTCAACCTTGTTGCCCTGTGCGTCTATCAAGTTGCCGTCTTTGTCCCAGCTGAATCCTCCGAGTTGCAGCATCATGCGTGCGTAATCCAGATCGTACGGATATTTTCTCAAAGCATCGTCGTTGTAGAACGGTGAGAGCACAGAGACAGGACCCCACTGTGCAACTCCAAGGCCTGCAAGGAGCGTGTCGATCATCGCTTCTTTGTCCATTGCGTACGCTACAGCCTTTCTGAAGTATTCGTTCCTGAACCATGACCTCTTCACAGGATCGTCGTGGTTCCAGTTGAACGTGATGAACGTGGTTCCATAGGTGGGGCCACCCGTTCCAACGACCCAGTTCTTCTTTTTGGCTTTGGCTTTGATCTCTGGATAGAACTGTGCGGTCACGCCGTAGATGTCGATCTCGCCGTTTTCGAACGCGAGCTTGATCGCGTTGAGATCTGGCAGAATCTTGAAGACGAACTCGTCGAGGTAAGGCAGCTGGTTGCCTTTCGCGTCTTTCTTCCAGTAGTATGGGTTCCTCACAGCCCTGATGTACTGGTCCGGTACGTACTCTACCGGTATGAACGGTCCAAGACCAACCAGCTCTTTGTTGTTGATGGCTTCCACGGTCCATTTTTCGCGGAACGTGCCATCCTTGACCCACTGCTCGGCGATGTGTTTCGGCCAGATGTAGAGTCCGCCTATGTACCTGACGGCCAGGCGGAACGGCTCTTCGTAGATCACTCTGACGGTGTAATCGTCGATCTTTTCAGCCCTCGGGAGCCTTCCTTGCGAATCCTTGATGACGTCCTGAGTGCTGCTGGGAATGTTAGGATTGCAGTAAACGTCGTTCACTGTGAACACGAAATCGTCGGCAGTGAATGGATGTCCATCCGACCACCTGATGCCTTCCCTCAGCCAGAAGGTGACGATCATCTTGCCTTCGTCTGTGAGCTCAACTTCGCAGCGCTTGGCGATGGCCGGATGAAGCCTTGCGTAGTTGTCGAGTTCCACCAGTGTTCCACCGTATCCCATGAACAGTGCGATGACATCGGTCGAGCTGGTTTCTTTCGCAACGGTGTAGTTCATCGTTCTTGGACCACTCAGTGTCGCAACTACGATCCTACCTCCATACTTTCCGGCGGCGTCTGAACCAAGGTACGGTGTTTTTTCATCGAACCAGACGTACTTCTCTGCTGCGAAGATCGCCACGGCTGCAAGCAGTACCGCAACAAGTAAGAACCTCTTCACACTTACACCCCCTCACTTCACCAGGTGGCATGCCACCCAGTGGTTATTTGAGACCTGTATCAGTTGAGGATATTCTTTTTCACAGATTTCGACCTTGAAAGGACACCTCGGGTTGAAGAAGCAACCGCTCGGTCTGTTTATGGGACTCGGTACACCCCCGGTCAGGATGATCCTCTTTCTGGCCCTCTCAACTTTTGGATCGGGTACCGGCGTGGCTGAGAGCAGTGCTTTACTGTAAGGATGGAGGGGCTGTGAGAATATCTCTTCCGAATCACCCATCTCCACTATCCTGCCAAGATACATTATAGCAACTCTATGACTTATGAACCTCACCAGGCCAAGGTTGTGTGATATGAACAAATAGCTGAAATGGAATCTCTCCTGAAAATCCAGGAACATGTTTATGATCTGAGCCTGCACGGAAACATCGAGAGAAGAGGTGGGTTCATCCAACACGAGGAATTCTGGTTGTATCGCTATGGCACGCGCTATGGCTATTCTTTGGCGCTGTCCGCCGCTGAACTGGTGCGGATATCTGTCCAGATGGAACGTTTTCAAGCCGACCATTTCCATCAATTCTTTCGCTTTCTCGTAAGCTTCCTGCTTCGTCTTCACGACTCCATGGAAGAGCATCGGTTCGGTGACGATCTGACCAACTGTCATTCTGGGATTCAGTGAGCTCATGGGATCTTGAAAGACGATCTGCATTCTCCTTCTGAAGGGCAGCAGTTCTCTGTAGCTGAGTTTCGAGATGTCTGTTCCGTCGAAGAAGATCTGTCCTTCGGTCGGATCGATCAGTCTCAGTATGGTGCGGCCCACCGTGGTCTTACCGCATCCAGATTCACCCACCAGGGCAAAGGTTTCGCCTTTTTTGATTTCAAAATCTACACTGTCCACCGCTTTGACATGAGCCACCGTTCTTTTTATGAAGAAGCCCTGTTTTATCGGGAAATACTTCTTCAACCCGACGACTTTAATGAGTACGCTGTTCTCAGCCACGTCACACACCACCCTCGACAGGATTGAAGCATCTCACGCGATGACCGGGTGACACTTCGATCATGTCTGGGATCCGCTTGGAACATTCGTCGATCGATCTCGGACAGCGTGGCAGGAAAGGACAGACTTTGGGTATATCTATCATGCGCGGTGGTTGACCGGGTATCGGTTCGAGCCTTTCGATCTTCTTATCGACCCTTGGGATGCTTCTCAGCAACATGTTCGTGTAAGGATGTACCGGATTGTAGAAGATGTCCTCGGCAGACCCTTCTTCCATCTGTTTTCCACCGTACATGACGATGATGCGGTGCGCCATCGAAGCGATCACGCCGAGGTCGTGTGTGATGAAGATCATGGCCATTTTTAGAGTCTCCTGCAGCTGTCTCATGAGCTCGAGTATCTGGGCCTGTATGGTGACGTCGAGAGCGGTGGTTGGTTCGTCCGCTATGAGTATGCTCGGATTGCAACTGAGTGCTATGGCGATGACGACGCGCTGCCTCATTCCACCGCTGAACTCGAACGGATAAGCCTTCATTCTCTTTTCGGGTTCTGGTATCTGAACGAGTCTGAGCATTTCGACGGCTCTTTTGTAAGCTTCTTCCCTGGAGACCTTTTGATGCTGCATGATCGTTTCCATCAGCTGATCGCCGATGGTGAACAGAGGGTTCAAAGAGGTCATGGGATCCTGGAAAACCATGCTGATTTCTTTACCGCGTATGTTGTACATCTCTTTCTCGTCGAGCTTGAGTATGTCCTGCCCTTTGTAAATGACCTGCCCGCTCACTATCTTTCCCGGGGGTTTTATCAGACGCATGATCGATTTGACCGTGACGCTCTTACCAGAACCAGTTTCACCGACTATGCCGAGCACTTCTTGGGGTCTGAGCTCGAAGCTGACGTCGTCAACTGCGGCAACGATGCCTTCCTCCATGTAGAAGTATGTCGACAGATTTTTGACGGTCAGAATGCTGTCCACTCAGCTCCCTCCCGTTTTTTCGAAGAAAACCTGTTCAGCCCTGGGATCGTAAGTGAATATCTTTTGTCCATCGAAAGTTGCTTCAATCGGTGCGAGTAAAAAGCCGTTTTCAAAATAATCGTTACGCTGACTCAAAATAGATTCTATCATACCAGCCAGCGCATCATCGCCTGCGACCCTCAGTTCAATCTTATGAGTTGAGTCCTGAAAGGCAACTTCGTACGATTTGCTCAGAAATCCTGCAGATGAAGACTTTATGCTCGCCCCAGGAAAGTGAAGCAGGATCAACTCTTCGATCCTCTTGTTGATTCTCTCTTCCCATTCGAGGTGATAGACCATACCTTTGTAAACGACTTGATTCATTCTAACGACCAGATCCGCTTCCCGTGGCTCGGAGAATTCGTACGCTACGCGTCGTTCTTCAAGAATTTTGACCACCACGCTTTTCAAAGGTTCTTCACAGAACAGCTTCAACCTTTGCGTAGAGGTACGAAAGATCACGAGTGCTATGGTAAGAAAGGTCAAAATGACGATTAGAAAGACCTTACCTCTCACCGTCGCTCATACCCTGTACCTCGAGAAGACCTGCCTCAGCTCTTCAAAGACGCTCGTGAGTTCC includes:
- the murD gene encoding UDP-N-acetylmuramoyl-L-alanine--D-glutamate ligase, encoding MPHLLYALVGYGISNRTLCKLLKRMGYEVFVSETRILSEEEKRELCEMNVAYEENGNTERMLSAEWIVVSPSVRPDHPIVSKAQEKVVTDLDVVLNFRKPAFTVAITGTNGKTTTCSMLAHVLNKLGKKATVAGNIGNPIANVFDQQLDYLILEISSFQLFWSKSLPVDVGIILNIEPNHLDWHPSFDHYVQSKLKMFTFAEKKFIGEAYLKFVKDERNVHVISAVHPLDKDKVIFRGRTYPLKNDHVMTYQNLQNLSAVLTVMDFLGFEPNEVLRALEDFDLPPHRMQLVAVINGVQFVNDSKSTSAAATIAALGNYEDGKVILILTGRGKNESYDVLVEKIKRKAKHVLLFGEIAPLMSSLLKTSGVPCSIVSNMEEAVIEAFRIASRGDVVLLSPAAASFDLYRNYEERGEHFVRVVQSLKEGI
- a CDS encoding FtsW/RodA/SpoVE family cell cycle protein, whose translation is MPSHALALLIITAVLIAVGLVVISSLEVSAKMNLYGGVAREIFRSHVTKLVVGVVLLVITSFVDYRYHEKYAWFYYVLAIFLLVLPYAFPPVAGSRRWILLGNFSFQPSEFAKFALIVCCGAYIKKHQDRMRSFVDGFLKPFLMAIPVLILVFLEPDLSSCIVIMLVVMLMLYSHGTRLIYVLSTLASLGFLFIAAQKFGILLKGYQISRLKAFFTGDLPDQVMQAVRALKEGGLVGKGVGLGEVKLSVPAVVTDFVFAAIGEELGLVGIIAVVLLFFLLVWTMLKLVESSRDVFVTSFVSGLSLLIMVQVLVNLGVVAGMFPVTGVTLPFISYGGSSMAVMMASLGVVVNMATSGSEIG
- a CDS encoding UDP-N-acetylglucosamine--N-acetylmuramyl-(pentapeptide) pyrophosphoryl-undecaprenol N-acetylglucosamine transferase; this translates as MKILVAGGVTGGHLYPALAILEELSKHTELDVVYFCTLTGIENRIIPREHPEYKLVKLDVSGLERPLFNPSNVKRVLKIIKSKSIIASEVNGSNCCLVTGGYVSYPVGSVCGKRRVPLYIQEQNVVPGIANRALSRYASKIFVGFEETIAGFPRSVRNRIVVTGNPIRISSVGQSPFGEGYVLVLGGSRGSDFINAVMEKIYQEEKQLKFVHSTGDPAWTQRLSVFENVLAVDYIYDMASAWRGAVAAVCRAGALTVSELLHYGVPAVLIPWEGAAEGHQVRNAEYVVRINRGVIVRENEANPRTIMKAIRDVLDLGKVAERETNPASTIAKIILEECV
- the murC gene encoding UDP-N-acetylmuramate--L-alanine ligase, which produces MRIHFVGIGGVGMSSLAIHCHLVGHDVYGSDIHRNEHIEILQKLGVKVFLGHSRENWLDPDLLVHTPAVSSNNPELLRAREEKVRIITRFDLLKQLVEGSVQFAVTGSDGKTTTTAMLAHVLKALGKDPTVFLGGINPSLEFGNYRKGNGPYVYELDESQPSFSSFHPTHLIITNARKDHLENFHSDESYYLSCFEALARSAQNVVTFQHDQLTSHLGHHTFGLDEGTCTLLDRRAERFEQVARIELDGKVYTMRLRVPGLHNVLNAMAVVTLLWAAGIDPLDTIQALSSFVGTYRRFTVTAIDESRNIYVVDDYAHTPDEIAWLIRTSREVFAGLRQVMIFQPHRYTRLAREDGNFAKALMEADEIYVAEVYSAFEQALPNVSARMIVDGLKNYGKDAKYFSSIEELLKQIKPAPNTVYLFVGAGDIIDYSRKFVREIASTQ
- a CDS encoding ABC transporter permease, whose product is MAQNNNRLNNNNKTVDFEEKYLSRGQLIWRAFLKHRLGIAGLVVLIILYLMALFADFLSPYNPIEQSLRHTYSPPTKIYRTYKGQRVKPYVLPSMSYVDKITYERTYREMLFPRRLVVQKADGTVVTYELGKDGVESFRFSVNRTESIKVNGQWYDVKKSPATTDYFLFKYNEDVLNKGVSRFETTSAVAQEMFFKAYKDRFGLTSEYDIEAVAVTEQLDSIIVKRDGKFEMVKGKVLDYDYKIYPVKWFVKSWTGKFLWLVPSRLHLFGVDNYDNNQFVKLYIMGADLFGRDVFSRIVFASRISLSIGLIGVAITIAFALVFGGISGYYGGWVDEAFMRFAEIIMSIPGFYLMIMLRAVLPLDLPSTQIYILIVFILSFIGWAGTSRVIRGLVLSIREREFVEAAVAIGLSNWKVLTRHVLPNTTTYLIVNATLRIPGYILGEAGLSFLGLGIREPQASWGLMLAQAQDVYVITKAPWLLIPGVFIFITVLAFNFVGDALRDALDPRSLG
- a CDS encoding ABC transporter permease, yielding MLKYIARRLVIAIPELIVISFLVFMIMEAAPGDFLDQYKLDPSMSKETLEAMKKELGLDQHPLVRYFKWLSGAIRGNFGYSFYYRRPVSKLIWERVAATLSLSLTSLAGSWILGIALGTFSALKKYSLTDKILTVFAFSFIAVPSFFLGLLLLYLAARTGWFPIGGMISIDHNTMTAWQKFKDLLWHMTLPATALTLGSMASLMRYMRGSLLDVLNEDYVTFARAKGMPERIVVFKHAMRNAINPMITFLGFSISGILGGSLFIENIFAWPGMGRLIYQALIQKDLYLVITSGLISAVLLVIGNLVADILLALVDPRVRLT
- a CDS encoding ABC transporter substrate-binding protein, which encodes MKRFLLVAVLLAAVAIFAAEKYVWFDEKTPYLGSDAAGKYGGRIVVATLSGPRTMNYTVAKETSSTDVIALFMGYGGTLVELDNYARLHPAIAKRCEVELTDEGKMIVTFWLREGIRWSDGHPFTADDFVFTVNDVYCNPNIPSSTQDVIKDSQGRLPRAEKIDDYTVRVIYEEPFRLAVRYIGGLYIWPKHIAEQWVKDGTFREKWTVEAINNKELVGLGPFIPVEYVPDQYIRAVRNPYYWKKDAKGNQLPYLDEFVFKILPDLNAIKLAFENGEIDIYGVTAQFYPEIKAKAKKKNWVVGTGGPTYGTTFITFNWNHDDPVKRSWFRNEYFRKAVAYAMDKEAMIDTLLAGLGVAQWGPVSVLSPFYNDDALRKYPYDLDYARMMLQLGGFSWDKDGNLIDAQGNKVEFILSTNAGNTVREGMCNIIRDELAKLGIKVTFVPLDFNLLVNKMLNTTDWEAVVIGLTGSDEPQGGRNVWAQKGTLHFWNFHPDAAPGKQIKPEIYEAPDWELEIDRIFAENVKVLDQKKVYEMFSRFQELVSEHLPLIYTVQQLYLYAHKADLNIIEPTAFGGMLWTLPWIYWKK
- a CDS encoding ABC transporter ATP-binding protein; amino-acid sequence: MAENSVLIKVVGLKKYFPIKQGFFIKRTVAHVKAVDSVDFEIKKGETFALVGESGCGKTTVGRTILRLIDPTEGQIFFDGTDISKLSYRELLPFRRRMQIVFQDPMSSLNPRMTVGQIVTEPMLFHGVVKTKQEAYEKAKELMEMVGLKTFHLDRYPHQFSGGQRQRIAIARAIAIQPEFLVLDEPTSSLDVSVQAQIINMFLDFQERFHFSYLFISHNLGLVRFISHRVAIMYLGRIVEMGDSEEIFSQPLHPYSKALLSATPVPDPKVERARKRIILTGGVPSPINRPSGCFFNPRCPFKVEICEKEYPQLIQVSNNHWVACHLVK
- a CDS encoding ABC transporter ATP-binding protein, giving the protein MDSILTVKNLSTYFYMEEGIVAAVDDVSFELRPQEVLGIVGETGSGKSVTVKSIMRLIKPPGKIVSGQVIYKGQDILKLDEKEMYNIRGKEISMVFQDPMTSLNPLFTIGDQLMETIMQHQKVSREEAYKRAVEMLRLVQIPEPEKRMKAYPFEFSGGMRQRVVIAIALSCNPSILIADEPTTALDVTIQAQILELMRQLQETLKMAMIFITHDLGVIASMAHRIIVMYGGKQMEEGSAEDIFYNPVHPYTNMLLRSIPRVDKKIERLEPIPGQPPRMIDIPKVCPFLPRCPRSIDECSKRIPDMIEVSPGHRVRCFNPVEGGV